The following proteins are co-located in the Trichomycterus rosablanca isolate fTriRos1 chromosome 14, fTriRos1.hap1, whole genome shotgun sequence genome:
- the LOC134326790 gene encoding uncharacterized protein LOC134326790: protein MLEDMSTDAFINSLRCFIALRGTVRQIKCDQGTNFVGAKNELKAALQELDMDRLKTFLTENQCEFVLNAPHSSHAGGVWERQIKTVRNVLNATLLLSSGRLTDSSLRTFLYEAMAIINNRPLTVDNLNSPNSLEPLTPNHLITMKSITALPPPALTVVYFVLMLRRFNVSCQGEAINAIYTISQVSSHHLKGDATIKLMQWK from the exons ATGTTAGAAGACATGTCAACTGATGCATTTATTAACAGCTTGAGATGCTTTATTGCATTACGAGGTACTGTTCGTCAGATAAAGTGTGACCAAGGCACAAACTTTGTAGGTGCAAAGAATGAATTGAAGGCTGCATTACAAGAACTTGATATGGATAGACTGAAAACCTTTCTTacggaaaatcagtgtgaatttgTTTTGAATGCACCTCATTCCAGCCATGCAGGAGGAGTATGGGAGAGGCAAATAAAGACTGTGAGAAACGTGTTAAATGCCACACTTCTACTTTCGTCAGGAAGACTCACCGACTCATCTCTACGGACCTTTCTCTATGAAGCTATGGCAATAATTAACAATcgtccactcactgtcgacAATCTGAATAGTCCCAACAGTTTGGAGCCTCTCACACCAAATCATCTAATCACTATGAAATCCATCACAGCTTTACCTCCTCCAG cTCTTACGGtggtttattttgtattaatgcTCAGAAGGTTTAACGTAAGCTGTCAAGGAGAAGCAATAAATGCAATTTATACCATCAGTCAAGTCTCAAGCCATCATTTAAAGGGGGATGCTACAATTAAGCTTATGCAGTGGAA GTGA